CATCACGGTGCATACAAAAAACAAAAACTGATTCAGGCCTATCACAACAATAGAAAATAATTGCTTGATAGAAAAAGGATAAATGGCATAACCAACAGGCACACCTCAAATTACCCAGCATAAATCAAATGTCAAACCTCCGCGACTAGTTTCAGTGGCTCCTAATGCTTGTTCCAAATAATACATAGTTATAATTCCAAATAATATATAGTTATAATCTAAATTATGCTGCATTTATTTTTTATTTGAAGTGTCTTTTATTAATATGGATTTAAAATTAATGTTAAAGTTGTTTAAAAATccataatattttttataaaataatTTCTCCACCATATAAACTCTAAAATAAATATTTGAACTTTCACTTTAAAAGATTAAACTAAATCGTTAAGTATATGCAAGTCACCTTAAATTCAATGAGAATATAGTTTTCAAAGTCAAGTAATTCTAATATTTTTAGAACAATAATAGCTTAATTTTGAGTTATAAGTAGGATAATTTTTTTAGTATTTAAGAGAATTCTTGTACTGATGGCTGTTGCTGATTTACTTTGTGGTGACTGATGGGACCGATGTACTTATCTGTAGTTAATCTATACTAGTacatatgcccatgcgttgcaacgggcaaAAAAATTGACAAAACCAGCTTCATGTAtcattatgcttcacttatattcaaGTTTGACAAACCTTGAAATAAGGTTACCCTCATCTGTAAGGTGCATATGCGGGTGTTTTGTCACGGGTTGAATTATCCTTATTTGGATCATGAAGTGTTCATGTGAGAAGCCACACTAACGTCCTTCATTGGCGCATACTTAAGCTCCATACTTCCATCGAATGGAAGAGAAGTTGTGCATAAAATAGTATTTTAGCGGGAGAAACATACAACGTGATTCTTAGTGCTTCTCCAACGCCAAGACACAAAACGGACAAAGCATCCGTCCATGGACCGGGGACCAGTCTGTGGGCACTGATGCACGAGGCAGCCATCCAAAACTATCCACGTAAGTGCAATTGCATTTCGGAAGAAATTTAATGAAAGTGAACAAATTTGATGGGTATTTAAATAAACTGGACGATATTCATTCATACTTGAATAATATTTAGATAAAACAGATGCTTTTAATCTAGACCAGAGCAAACTAATTACAATTTGACATATTTGAATCAAAATATACTCTACACCTTGTCTAAATGATCGTCGGCGCCCGTTCTCCCATTTCTAGCATGCCATGAGCCTCGGGAATTGAATCTGATAGGAGTTGACCAGTGCCTCCTACTCGGCCGGAACAAGGCCTCCCGCTCGGCCAACACCATTTCGGTAGTGAGCACATGCCTCGCACATGGTGATGCCGACATGGACCTGCGAGGAGGGTGGCGCCAGCTCGTGTCGGTCGCGTCATTCATTGGGACATCCACAACGCCGGCCTCCGTCTGTCAGTTGGCAGCAATGGCGGCCATCTCCGTATTCTACTCGGACGAGAGACTGTCCCAAATGGCTTGATAGCTCGAGGAGGCCATGACAGGCGTGGTGCGAAGAGGAGAAAGGGAGGGGGGATGGTGGATGCAGCTATGGTCTGGGTTGGAATTTAAATAGCCGGTTGATGGCAAGGCAAGGGACGGGGTGGTTAATGGTGGGCGGCAGACAAACGGActtgtggcgccggagtaggtttctcggcacCCGCGCATGTTTGATGTAGGGAGGCGAACAAAGGCCTCACATTTGAACGCTCCGGGCGGGAATGGAGTGGGTGTTAGGTGGCCCAGGATAGTCAGAATCGAACCTGGCAGCGGTTCGGACACCCGCAAAGTCCCTCCCCCAAGTTTATGTTTGCTTTGCGTAAAAAGTAGGCTCAGACCGATCAACTGACCGATACATGCCCATGTTAGATGGCAGAACACGTCTGGACCGGTAGTCCGGACAGTTGCTGACGCCTTGtgggtcagcgttggagatgcccttacatacTCTTTGAGAGTTTAATAAATTATTTTATAAAATTATCAAACGATTTGAATTcttatgatttttttatttttttatcaaaTATAGTTTGATTTGAAAGATTATATTATATTTTCAATGTTTGGCATGCTGGGGGTCGAGCGGGCGGCACGTACAGGCACGTGTACACCACCGCTTTAGAGCTTGCTTTATCCTTTCCACCGAGATGCATCTCCATCCATTAACTTCTCTCGCTCCATCTCTCTTCTCATCCCCATCTGCCCAGACGCACTGCACTTCAACGCCGCAGCAGCCAGCTTGATCCGGCGCGCTGTGAGCCGGCTGCCCGGCGAGCGCCGTTCTACCGGAGCTTTGCCGCCGCCCGCCACGTTGCCGCCCGGCCTCACCACTACCCTCATCTCGCCCCTCCCTCATCATTCCTCCAGCACTGCTATAATTCTTTCAGAGACATCCGCCATCATCAACACCACCGGTGAGGCCAGATAGACCACCAGCGTATAAGCCCAGCACCACCCACAGTTGGTCCACACTGTCCGAGCAGTAGTCGAGGGGGAGAGAACAGATCCAGGCGCCACCATgccctccgcgtcctcctcctcggcctgcgCCGCGGCCGCTGCCGTCGGCAATGCCGCCGTGTCCTACGACCACAAGGCTGTAGTCATCAACGGGCAGCGCCGAACGACGCCTCGGCCTTCGCCTCTGCACATCTCGAGGTCCACCTGGCACATCTCTGTTGCATCACGCTAGCAGGCCGCTGCCTCGTCCAGCATCCTCTGCTTCGGCTCGTCTTCCCCCACCCCTTCCCTTACTCTGTCGTGTATTCTTTTGCTCCATCTTCCTTCTTGTGGGATTAATTCCTTGTTTCTGTTCCCCTCCTATTGTCGTTGATTTCTTCTAATGGGGCAAAATCGCCCGTGTGTATAAATTGATTGGATTCTATGCAAAGGAGCGAGGACTATTTATGAATCCTAATAATCCTCACACGGAAAGTAATTTTTGCTGCTTGGGCAGGCGGAGGACGGCGCCGGCGAGCAGGCAGTGGAACACGTCGATGGAGCCATGGTGGAGGTCATGGGCGCCGAGCTGCTTCACCCGCCTCGAGCCGACGCGAGGAAGAGTGAAGATAGCTCTGCAGCGGCGCCATGGCTGCCGGCCAACGAGCGCCCCATCGCGGCTGCTGGCGGACAAGCACAGCGGAGCTCGGGTGCTGGGATGGAGACGCATCTACAGGGGGCCGGTGACGCCGGAGGCGGAGGAGAGGCCGAGACGCGAGAGGGCTGGTGACATCGGAGGCGGAGGAGAGGCCGAGAGGCGAGAGGGCCGGGGACGGAGGGGAGAGCCGGACAGCCGACGAGAGCCCAGCCGAAGCCATCCCCCTTCCACCTTCTCTGCCACTGGTTGGATAAGATAAGATGAACAAAGGAGCGTGCGTGGAATTCTTACAAGATGCAGGGGGTAATTTGCAAAATCGAATTGTTTCGCCAGATCCACTTAAATATGGACTGCGGGTTCAATTATGAAAATTTatagggacttttttgcaaaaatgCCAAGATGACGGACAACAGAAACCCAACTCTCTTTATTATTAggtactagcaaaaatgcccgtgcgttgcaacgggaaaaaaataTCACACACCCCATTCCCGCCCTATTGATGGTGGTTGTGGTGTCCACTTGATAACAAACCCCTCCGAATGTGGGCAATCGAAAGACAATGAGCCCAGCCATAAAAATGTAAAACTAATTTGTAATTCCCTAGAAATGGCCCTTGTAGAATCCATACAAAACTCAATCCAATCAACCATTTCATAATGATATGTTGTTCACAAACTTTAGTTGTGCTATTACTGACCATGTTTAAATTGGTAATAAGAAACTTAATGACGATGCATGTTGTTTGCG
Above is a window of Triticum dicoccoides isolate Atlit2015 ecotype Zavitan chromosome 5B, WEW_v2.0, whole genome shotgun sequence DNA encoding:
- the LOC119310486 gene encoding uncharacterized protein LOC119310486 encodes the protein MPSASSSSACAAAAAVGNAAVSYDHKAVVINGQRRTTPRPSPLHISRRRTAPASRQWNTSMEPWWRSWAPSCFTRLEPTRGRVKIALQRRHGCRPTSAPSRLLADKHSGARVLGWRRIYRGPVTPEAEERPRRERAGDIGGGGEAERREGRGRRGEPDSRREPSRSHPPSTFSATGWIR